CCTCCAGGCGGATGTCCTGGAAATATGGACGGATGTCAGCGGGATGATGACGGCGGACCCCCGCTGGGTGTCCCACGCCCGCGTCATCGACCGTATCTCTTACCAGGAAGCCATGGAGCTCTCTCACTTCGGTGCCAAGGTGGTCTATCCCCCGACGATCCAGCCCGTGATGGATTCGGGTATACCGGTTTGGATCAAAAATACTTTTGCGCCAAAAGATCCCGGTACGCTGATCGAGCATGAGGTGAACGAAGACCGGAAGGGACCCGTCCGCGGGATCAGCAGCATCAACGACATGGCCCTCCTCAGCCTTGAAGGCAGCGGGATGGTCGGCGTGCCGGGCGTGGCCAGCCGGCTTTTCCAGGCACTTGCGGCACAGTCGATCAACGTCATCCTGATCACCCAGGGCTCGTCGGAATTCTCCATCTGCGTGGGCGTGGCCGGTGCCGACGCCGAAAACGCGCGCGAAGCGGTGAACGCCGCTTTCTCCTATGAGATCGGCAAGGGCGCGATCCAGCCGGTCCGTCTGGAGACACACCTCGCAGTGGTGGCCCTGGTGGGGGACAACATGAAAAGCCACCCGGGGATCAGCGGCCGTATGTTCGGCGCGCTGGGCCGCAACGGGGTCAATGTCCGGGCCATCGCCCAGGGCGCCTCGGAGAAAAACATCTCCTCCGTGGTGGCGTCTGAGGACGTGAAAAAAGCCGTGAACGTCCTACACGAAGCCTTTTTTGAAACCGCGTATAAGCAACTGAACCTCTATATCGTCGGGTTGGGGAACGTGGGCTCGAAGCTCATGGAACAGCTCAAACAACAACAATACTATCTCCTCAAACACGTCCGTCTCCAGCTTCGTGTGATCGGGATCGCCAACAGCCGCCAGATGGCGCTCAACGAACAGGGGATCGACCTGGGGAACTGGCAGCAGGCCCTCCAGGAAGGCGCGCCCATGGACCTCGATGCCTTTGTGGAAGAAGCCAGGCGGCACAACCTCCGCAATTCGGTCTTTGTGGACAATACAGCCAGCGAACGCGTGGCGTTGGTATACGACCGCCTGCTCACCCGGAGCATCGCGGTGGTCGCCTGCAACAAGATTGCCTGTTCGTCCAAATATCCCGTGTATCAACGCCTCAAGTTCCTGGCGCGGGACTACAATACCAACTTCTTTTTCGAGACCAATGTCGGTGCCGGGTTGCCCGTCATCGGCCCCCTCAGTGACATGGTCCGGAGCGGGGACCGGGTGGACCGGATCGACGCGGTCCTGAGCGGTACGCTCAATTTCGTCTTTAACAATTATGACGCCACCCGTCCTTTTGCAGAAGTGGTCCGCCAGGCCCAGGAGGAAGGATACACCGAACCCGATCCGCGCCTGGATTTGGGGGGGACGGACGTGATGCGCAAGATCCTCATCCTCGCCCGGGAATGCGGGGCGGAGATGGATATGGAAGACATCACCAACAACAGCTTTATGCCCGAGTCTTGCATGAAGGGCAGCGTGGAGGATTTTTACAAAGAGCTGGCGCGGCACGAAGCACACTTCGCCGGTTTGTACCAAAAGGCGAAGGACAACGGACGGATCCTTAAATTCGTAGCCTCCTTTTCGGAGGGCAAGGCCCAGGTCGGTCTCCAGGAAGTATCCCCGGAACACGGGTTTTACCACCTCTATGGAAAGGACAACGTCGTCCAGTTTTATACCAAGCGTTATCCCCAGCAACCCCTCATGGTCAAAGGAGCGGGCGCAGGGGCGGACGTGACGGCCTCGGGCGTATTTGCGGACATTATCCGGGCCGCGCGGGTTTAGCCGCCCTCGCGGGCCTCACCTCGAAAGATCGATTATATGAACCAAGATATTAGCGACTGTAAAACCATCCGGGTACATGCACCCGCCACCGTAGCCAATATGGTTTGCGGCTTTGATGTACTCGGATTTTGCCTGGATGAACCTTATGACGTGATGACGCTGACCCTGCTGGAAGGTACTTCCGACATCCGCATCCGTCACGTAGACGACCACGACCTGCCCACCGAACCCTCGTTAAATGTAGCGGGTGCCGCCCTGATCGCCTTGCAGGAAGAACTGGAGACCCCCGTAGGCTTTGAAGTGGTGATCGACAAGCGGATCAAACCCGGGAGCGGCGTGGGTTCCAGCGCTGCAAGCGCCGCCGGGGCGGTGGTCGCCGCCAACCATTTGCTGGGCGGGCGCTTCGACCCCACGACGCTCGTGCGCTTTGCGATGTGTGGGGAAAAAGTAGCGTCCGGTGTCAAACACGCCGACAATATCGCCCCTTGCATATACGGAGGCGTGACATTGATCAGGGCCGTTTTCCCCCTGGATATAGTACCGCTGCCCGCACCCTCGCTGTTTGCGTCCGTGGTCCATCCACAGATCGAGGTGCGGACGTCAGACGCCCGGCAGATCCTCATGCAAAAGGTATTCCTCAAGGACGCCATCAAACAATGGGGGAACATTGCCGGTCTGGTGGCGGGTATCCTCAAAGGGGACAAAGCCCTCATCAGCCGTTCCCTGGAAGACGTCCTGATCGAACCGGTCCGCAAGATCCTTATCCCCGGTTTCGACCTCGTCAAAGAGCGCAGCCTTGCGGCCGGTGCCCTGGGCGGCGGGATTTCGGGTTCGGGTCCGTCCATCTTTATGCTCAGCGCCGACCGGGCAACGGCCGACGCCGTGGCCGGCGCCATGGCAGACGTGTACCGGTCCATGGGTATCGATCATCATACATACGTAGGCCCCATTGCCAAAGGGGGCGTACGCATTGTGGCATAACCGCGCCCCAAAAGGACGCCCAACTTTTTGACTCGCATGTATTATTATAGCTTAGAACACCGTTCCCCGGAAGTGGATTTCCGGACGGCGACAGTCCTGGGACAGGCCCCGGACAAAGGATTATATTTCCCTGAACGCATTCCCCGTCTTGCCCCCGAATTTGTGGACGCGTTACCCGCACATTCCCTTCCGGAACTCGCCGCTGCGGTCCTCGGTCCACTGACCGAAGGGTCGCTTCCCGAGCCCATTTTGCGGAGCATTGTTACGGACGCCCTTTCTTTTGACATACCCCTCGTGCCCCTGTCCGAAGATCTGCACGTACTTGAACTTTTTCATGGACCCACCCTGGCCTTCAAGGACGTCGGGGCCCGGTTTATGAGCCGGTGCTTAGGTTATTTTTCCGGCGAACCGGTAACCGTCCTCGTTGCGACATCCGGTGATACCGGTGGCGCCGTCGCCAGCGGTTTTGACGGCGTCAAAGGCGTAAAGGTGGTCATCCTTTATCCCAAAGGCAAAGTAAGTCCGGTCCAGGAACTACAGCTCACCACCTGCGGCGAAAACGTCACGGCATTGGAAGTGGACGGGACCTTTGACGACTGCCAGCGGATGGTCAAGGAAGCCTTTGCCGACCGGTCGCTGACGGGGCTTACCTCCGCCAATTCGATCAATGTCGCCCGCTGGCTGCCGCAGCAGGTCTATTACTGGTGGGCCTACCGCCAGTGGGACCACGCGGAGCCTCCTGTTTTCGTAGTGCCCAGCGGGAACTTCGGGAATATCTGTGCCGGTCTCCTGGCTTTCCATGAGGGGATGCCGGCCAGTCATTTCCTGGCGGCCTGTAACGCCAACGACACCGTGCCCCGGTTTATGCAAACCGGGACCATGGACCCGCACCCGGCCGTAGCCACCCTGTCCAATGCCATGGACGTGGCCGTGCCCAGCAACTTCGG
This region of Dinghuibacter silviterrae genomic DNA includes:
- the thrA gene encoding bifunctional aspartate kinase/homoserine dehydrogenase I codes for the protein MQVLKFGGSSVATAENMEKVIAILLAASGSGTTAVVLSAMGGVTDALISSGKLAAAGSEQYKQLLQTIETRHLDAVRSLIPVARQSALLSWVKQRCNEMESLCEGVFLLGELSPRTLDRLVSYGEWLSSFIVSGALQSREVPHVWADSRQLIRTDSSFGNAKVDMTATRELMNAYVKEYPAPLYILPGFVASDARQVTTTLGRGGSDYTAALVAASLQADVLEIWTDVSGMMTADPRWVSHARVIDRISYQEAMELSHFGAKVVYPPTIQPVMDSGIPVWIKNTFAPKDPGTLIEHEVNEDRKGPVRGISSINDMALLSLEGSGMVGVPGVASRLFQALAAQSINVILITQGSSEFSICVGVAGADAENAREAVNAAFSYEIGKGAIQPVRLETHLAVVALVGDNMKSHPGISGRMFGALGRNGVNVRAIAQGASEKNISSVVASEDVKKAVNVLHEAFFETAYKQLNLYIVGLGNVGSKLMEQLKQQQYYLLKHVRLQLRVIGIANSRQMALNEQGIDLGNWQQALQEGAPMDLDAFVEEARRHNLRNSVFVDNTASERVALVYDRLLTRSIAVVACNKIACSSKYPVYQRLKFLARDYNTNFFFETNVGAGLPVIGPLSDMVRSGDRVDRIDAVLSGTLNFVFNNYDATRPFAEVVRQAQEEGYTEPDPRLDLGGTDVMRKILILARECGAEMDMEDITNNSFMPESCMKGSVEDFYKELARHEAHFAGLYQKAKDNGRILKFVASFSEGKAQVGLQEVSPEHGFYHLYGKDNVVQFYTKRYPQQPLMVKGAGAGADVTASGVFADIIRAARV
- a CDS encoding homoserine kinase, yielding MNQDISDCKTIRVHAPATVANMVCGFDVLGFCLDEPYDVMTLTLLEGTSDIRIRHVDDHDLPTEPSLNVAGAALIALQEELETPVGFEVVIDKRIKPGSGVGSSAASAAGAVVAANHLLGGRFDPTTLVRFAMCGEKVASGVKHADNIAPCIYGGVTLIRAVFPLDIVPLPAPSLFASVVHPQIEVRTSDARQILMQKVFLKDAIKQWGNIAGLVAGILKGDKALISRSLEDVLIEPVRKILIPGFDLVKERSLAAGALGGGISGSGPSIFMLSADRATADAVAGAMADVYRSMGIDHHTYVGPIAKGGVRIVA
- the thrC gene encoding threonine synthase is translated as MYYYSLEHRSPEVDFRTATVLGQAPDKGLYFPERIPRLAPEFVDALPAHSLPELAAAVLGPLTEGSLPEPILRSIVTDALSFDIPLVPLSEDLHVLELFHGPTLAFKDVGARFMSRCLGYFSGEPVTVLVATSGDTGGAVASGFDGVKGVKVVILYPKGKVSPVQELQLTTCGENVTALEVDGTFDDCQRMVKEAFADRSLTGLTSANSINVARWLPQQVYYWWAYRQWDHAEPPVFVVPSGNFGNICAGLLAFHEGMPASHFLAACNANDTVPRFMQTGTMDPHPAVATLSNAMDVAVPSNFGRILELFERRGMPLGGKVSSLSVGDEATIESIRELYRVYGYVADPHTAVGYDAWKTYRKTHPGAKGILLSTAHPVKFAPTIESALGIQLDLPESVKALYEKPARKVAMGTDFAELKAFLLGAG